In Streptomyces longhuiensis, the following proteins share a genomic window:
- a CDS encoding AI-2E family transporter — MAATDETLQAASDASPPGRTPPGGGAARARARMPGWLPRAMVLALALIACFQLGSWAFHQLTGLLINVLIAFFLALAVEPAVSWMAGRGLRRGMATGVVFLGVTIAGAGFVVLLGSMLAGQIVSMVEDFPEYLDSVINWINQTFHTDLNRVAVQDSLLHSDWLQKYVQNSASGVLDVSGQVLGGLFRLLTILLFSFYFAADGPRLRRALCSVLPPAKQAEVLRAWEIAVDKTGGYLYSRGLMALISGIAHYILLEALGVPYAPVLAVWVGLVSQFIPTIGTYLAGALPMLIAFTVDPWYALWVLIFVVVYQQFENYVLQPKLTAKTVDIHPAVAFGSVIAGTALLGAVGALIAIPAVATLQAFLGAYVKRYAVTDDPRVHGHRTRSGASLFARMRDVLRKPDDPRAEVRPRPEADGDGDGDDTRDDSR, encoded by the coding sequence GTGGCAGCCACAGACGAGACCTTGCAGGCGGCATCCGACGCCTCTCCGCCCGGCCGGACGCCCCCTGGGGGAGGCGCCGCGCGTGCGCGTGCGCGGATGCCGGGCTGGCTGCCGCGCGCCATGGTGCTCGCCCTGGCCCTCATCGCCTGTTTCCAGCTGGGCAGTTGGGCGTTCCACCAACTCACCGGGCTGTTGATCAACGTATTGATCGCGTTCTTCCTGGCGCTCGCCGTGGAGCCTGCCGTCAGCTGGATGGCCGGGCGCGGCCTACGCCGGGGGATGGCCACCGGGGTCGTCTTCCTGGGCGTCACGATCGCCGGCGCGGGTTTCGTGGTCCTGCTCGGCTCGATGCTCGCGGGCCAGATCGTCAGCATGGTCGAGGACTTTCCCGAGTACCTCGACTCGGTGATCAACTGGATCAACCAGACGTTCCACACGGACCTGAACAGGGTCGCCGTCCAGGACAGCCTGCTCCACTCCGACTGGCTCCAGAAGTACGTGCAGAACAGCGCGAGCGGCGTCCTCGACGTGTCGGGGCAGGTCCTAGGAGGCCTGTTCCGGCTGCTGACGATACTGCTGTTCTCGTTCTACTTCGCCGCCGACGGCCCCCGGCTCCGGCGCGCGCTGTGCTCGGTGCTGCCGCCCGCCAAGCAGGCGGAGGTGCTGCGCGCCTGGGAGATCGCGGTCGACAAGACCGGCGGCTACCTCTACTCGCGCGGCCTGATGGCACTGATCTCCGGGATCGCGCACTACATCCTGCTCGAGGCCCTGGGCGTGCCCTACGCGCCCGTGCTCGCCGTCTGGGTCGGCCTGGTGTCCCAGTTCATCCCGACCATCGGCACGTATCTGGCGGGCGCCCTGCCGATGCTGATCGCCTTCACGGTCGACCCCTGGTACGCGCTGTGGGTGCTGATCTTCGTGGTCGTCTACCAGCAGTTCGAGAACTATGTGCTCCAGCCCAAGCTGACGGCGAAGACCGTGGACATCCACCCGGCGGTCGCCTTCGGCTCCGTCATCGCGGGCACGGCGCTCCTCGGCGCGGTCGGCGCGCTGATCGCCATCCCCGCGGTGGCGACGTTGCAAGCCTTCCTCGGGGCGTACGTGAAGCGCTACGCCGTCACGGACGACCCCCGGGTGCACGGCCACCGCACCAGATCCGGCGCGTCCCTCTTCGCGCGCATGCGGGACGTCCTGCGCAAGCCGGACGATCCGCGGGCCGAAGTGAGGCCGAGGCCGGAAGCAGACGGGGACGGGGACGGGGACGATACGCGGGACGACTCCCGGTAG
- a CDS encoding cysteine dioxygenase, with product MSVSASASPSLVTAAPTQRDLLDFVRRTAEDHELIASLPLDPEGRTWVRLEGPGGSEAWLIGWPPGTGTGWHDHAESVGAFLTASGELKENSLTARLPADGWKTLELSEGVDRERTLTAGKGRAFGQHHVHEVLNESTSEHAVSVHAYYPPLPQIRRYSRTGAVLRLETVERPEDWQ from the coding sequence GTGTCCGTGTCTGCCTCAGCCTCCCCTTCCCTGGTGACCGCCGCGCCCACGCAGCGTGACCTTCTCGACTTCGTACGCCGTACCGCCGAGGACCACGAACTCATCGCCTCGCTCCCGCTGGACCCCGAGGGCCGCACATGGGTGCGGCTCGAAGGGCCCGGCGGCAGCGAGGCCTGGCTCATCGGCTGGCCGCCCGGCACCGGCACCGGCTGGCACGACCACGCCGAATCCGTCGGCGCCTTCCTCACGGCGTCGGGCGAGCTCAAGGAGAACTCACTCACGGCCCGGCTGCCCGCCGACGGCTGGAAGACGCTCGAACTGTCCGAAGGAGTCGACCGCGAACGGACGTTGACCGCGGGCAAGGGCAGGGCCTTCGGGCAGCACCACGTGCACGAGGTTCTCAACGAGTCCACGAGCGAGCACGCGGTCTCCGTGCACGCCTACTACCCGCCGCTCCCGCAGATCCGCCGCTACAGCCGCACGGGCGCGGTGCTGCGACTCGAGACGGTGGAGCGGCCGGAGGACTGGCAGTGA
- a CDS encoding DUF3046 domain-containing protein: protein MRLTVFWQRMADHFGPGYADTFARDHVMTELGGRTVHEALDAGWEAKDVWRAVCGTMNVPSENR from the coding sequence ATGCGGTTGACGGTCTTCTGGCAGCGGATGGCGGATCACTTCGGTCCTGGCTACGCCGACACATTCGCGCGTGATCATGTGATGACGGAACTCGGTGGGCGCACCGTGCACGAGGCGCTCGACGCCGGCTGGGAGGCGAAGGACGTGTGGCGTGCCGTGTGCGGCACGATGAATGTTCCGTCGGAGAACCGCTGA
- a CDS encoding rhodanese-like domain-containing protein has product MTAGVGDVSGSGGERPEGIDELLDRVRLGLDRVEADEAHAAATAGDALLVDIRYAALRERDGLIPGALVVERNELEWRLDPQGSHRAAEATSHDLRVVVVCNEGYASSLAAVSLRQLGLHRATDLVGGFQAWKAAGLPVSE; this is encoded by the coding sequence GTGACTGCTGGGGTGGGAGACGTGAGCGGCTCGGGTGGTGAACGGCCCGAGGGCATCGACGAGTTGCTCGACCGGGTGCGCCTCGGCCTGGACCGGGTCGAGGCCGACGAGGCGCATGCGGCCGCCACGGCGGGCGACGCGCTCCTCGTCGACATCCGCTACGCGGCGCTGCGCGAGCGGGACGGGCTGATCCCCGGGGCACTCGTGGTGGAGCGCAACGAACTGGAGTGGCGGCTCGATCCGCAGGGCAGCCATCGCGCGGCCGAGGCCACGAGCCACGATCTGCGTGTCGTGGTCGTCTGCAACGAGGGCTACGCGTCGAGCCTCGCCGCCGTCTCCCTGCGGCAGTTGGGGCTGCACCGGGCCACGGATCTGGTCGGGGGCTTCCAGGCGTGGAAGGCGGCAGGACTGCCGGTGTCCGAGTGA
- the recX gene encoding recombination regulator RecX, translated as MTRRTDWADHAYPASPTDLGDGGPGDPDGHGAPRDGDGPSDGARGGGGTRGGGRSRGRRRRGGFGEAAGGEQDSGSPSSSRAEKGEPPADPAERARGICLRLLTGQPRTRKQLADALAKRDIPDEVAEEVLSRFEEVGLINDGAFADAWVESRHHGRGLARRALARELRTKGVDSAVIDEAVGQLDSEQEEETARELVARKLRSTRGLDRDKRLRRLAGMLARKGYPEGMALRVVRQALEEEGEETEDLGLGDF; from the coding sequence GTGACGCGACGAACCGACTGGGCCGATCACGCCTACCCCGCCTCCCCGACGGACCTGGGCGACGGGGGCCCGGGTGACCCGGACGGGCACGGGGCGCCGCGTGACGGCGACGGACCGAGCGACGGGGCACGGGGCGGTGGCGGTACCCGTGGCGGCGGGCGCAGCCGTGGCCGTCGGCGGCGCGGCGGCTTCGGCGAAGCGGCCGGAGGGGAACAGGACAGCGGCTCCCCGTCCTCGTCGAGGGCCGAGAAGGGGGAGCCGCCCGCGGACCCGGCGGAGCGGGCGCGAGGCATCTGCCTGCGCCTGCTCACCGGACAACCGCGCACGCGCAAGCAGCTCGCCGACGCGCTGGCGAAGCGGGACATCCCCGATGAGGTGGCGGAGGAAGTGCTGTCCCGCTTCGAGGAGGTCGGCCTGATCAACGACGGCGCCTTCGCGGACGCCTGGGTGGAGTCGCGCCATCACGGCCGGGGGCTGGCCCGGCGGGCACTCGCCCGGGAGCTGCGGACCAAGGGGGTGGACTCGGCGGTGATCGACGAAGCCGTCGGGCAGCTCGACTCCGAGCAGGAGGAGGAGACCGCCCGCGAGCTCGTGGCCCGCAAGCTCCGCTCCACACGCGGCCTCGACCGCGACAAGCGCCTGCGCCGCCTCGCGGGCATGCTCGCCCGCAAGGGATACCCGGAGGGCATGGCGCTCAGGGTGGTCCGCCAGGCCCTGGAGGAAGAGGGCGAGGAGACCGAGGACCTCGGGCTGGGGGACTTCTGA
- a CDS encoding helix-turn-helix domain-containing protein, which translates to MTPEPGSAAPAGGQELSDLSALKALAQPRRQQILQHLALHGPATSAMLARGLGLNTGATSYHLRELARYGFTEESSAQGPSVGGRERWWRAVPGDRRFPPRSRQNPETRLVMDELNHLSYAADLELFERLQRQGQDLGEWADAFPYSRGTIRLTLPELRSFFEEFIALLNRYKRPDSETPDGARTVLTRLLAFPAPAHPDGTRVDGTRPDGAHVDDTRADDAPSHQAPADGVPAHRAPADGVPLHRAPADGAPAHQAHAHRPPAACAPSHPAPADGTLVHQAPPHRPPADDASAHRAPAACAPAHQAHAHRPPAACAPSHQAPADGAPVHQAPPHRPPADGVPPHQAHAHHAPADGNQAPVDEIPALHTTTETDTP; encoded by the coding sequence ATGACACCGGAACCCGGCTCCGCCGCTCCCGCCGGCGGCCAGGAGCTGAGCGATCTCAGCGCTCTGAAGGCGCTGGCTCAGCCCCGCCGCCAGCAGATCCTCCAGCACCTCGCCCTCCACGGCCCCGCGACCTCCGCGATGCTGGCCCGCGGCCTCGGGCTCAACACCGGCGCCACCAGCTACCACCTGCGTGAGCTGGCCCGCTACGGATTCACCGAGGAGAGCTCGGCCCAGGGACCGAGCGTGGGCGGGCGTGAGCGCTGGTGGCGAGCCGTCCCGGGTGACCGCCGCTTTCCGCCCCGCAGCCGCCAGAACCCCGAAACCCGGCTCGTCATGGACGAGTTGAACCACCTCTCGTACGCCGCCGACCTCGAACTCTTCGAGCGGCTCCAGCGGCAGGGGCAGGACCTGGGAGAGTGGGCCGACGCCTTCCCCTACTCGCGCGGCACGATCCGGCTCACGCTGCCCGAACTCCGTTCGTTCTTCGAGGAGTTCATCGCTCTTCTCAACCGTTACAAGCGCCCCGACAGCGAGACCCCGGACGGCGCACGCACCGTCCTGACCCGCCTGCTCGCCTTCCCGGCACCGGCCCACCCCGATGGCACACGCGTCGACGGCACACGCCCTGACGGCGCCCACGTCGATGACACCCGCGCCGACGACGCCCCGTCACACCAGGCTCCTGCCGACGGCGTCCCGGCGCACCGGGCTCCTGCCGACGGCGTCCCGCTGCACCGGGCTCCCGCCGACGGCGCCCCGGCGCACCAGGCCCATGCGCACCGGCCTCCCGCCGCCTGCGCCCCGTCGCACCCGGCTCCCGCCGACGGCACCCTGGTGCACCAAGCTCCGCCGCACCGGCCTCCTGCCGACGATGCCTCTGCGCACCGGGCTCCCGCCGCCTGCGCCCCGGCGCACCAGGCCCATGCGCACCGGCCTCCCGCCGCCTGCGCCCCGTCGCACCAGGCTCCCGCCGATGGCGCCCCGGTGCACCAAGCTCCGCCGCACCGGCCTCCCGCCGACGGCGTCCCGCCGCACCAGGCCCATGCGCACCACGCCCCCGCCGACGGAAATCAGGCCCCTGTCGACGAAATCCCGGCCCTCCACACCACCACAGAGACGGACACGCCATGA
- the recA gene encoding recombinase RecA, which translates to MAGTDREKALDAALAQIERQFGKGAVMRMGERPNEPIEVIPTGSTALDVALGVGGLPRGRVVEVYGPESSGKTTLTLHAVANAQRAGGAVAFVDAEHALDPEYAKKLGVDIDNLILSQPDNGEQALEIVDMLVRSGALDLIVIDSVAALVPRAEIEGEMGDSHVGLQARLMSQALRKITSALNQSKTTAIFINQLREKIGVMFGSPETTTGGRALKFYASVRLDIRRIETLKDGTDAVGNRTRVKVVKNKVAPPFKQAEFDILYGQGISREGGLIDMGVENGFVRKAGAWYTYEGDQLGQGKENARNFLKDNPDLANEIEKKIKEKLGVGVKPEAPTAEPGTDAAGAAPAEDAAKTVPAPASKATKSKAAAAKS; encoded by the coding sequence ATGGCAGGTACTGACCGCGAGAAGGCGCTCGACGCCGCGCTCGCACAGATTGAACGGCAATTCGGCAAGGGCGCAGTGATGCGCATGGGCGAGCGGCCGAATGAGCCCATCGAGGTCATCCCCACCGGGTCGACCGCGCTCGACGTGGCCCTCGGCGTCGGCGGCCTGCCGCGCGGCCGCGTGGTGGAGGTGTACGGGCCGGAGTCCTCCGGTAAGACGACCCTGACGCTGCACGCCGTGGCCAACGCGCAGCGGGCCGGTGGCGCCGTGGCGTTCGTGGACGCCGAGCACGCCCTCGACCCGGAGTACGCGAAGAAGCTCGGCGTCGACATCGACAACCTCATCCTGTCCCAGCCGGACAACGGTGAGCAGGCGCTCGAGATCGTCGACATGCTGGTCCGCTCCGGCGCGCTCGACCTGATCGTCATCGACTCCGTCGCCGCCCTGGTGCCGCGCGCGGAGATCGAGGGCGAGATGGGCGACTCGCACGTGGGTCTGCAGGCCCGCCTGATGAGCCAGGCGCTCCGGAAGATCACCAGTGCGCTCAACCAGTCGAAGACCACCGCGATCTTCATCAACCAGCTGCGCGAGAAGATCGGCGTCATGTTCGGCTCTCCGGAGACGACGACCGGTGGCCGTGCGCTGAAGTTCTACGCCTCGGTGCGACTCGACATCCGCCGCATCGAGACGCTGAAGGACGGCACCGACGCGGTCGGTAACCGCACCCGCGTCAAGGTCGTCAAGAACAAGGTCGCGCCGCCCTTCAAGCAGGCCGAGTTCGACATCCTCTACGGCCAGGGCATCAGCCGCGAGGGCGGCCTGATCGACATGGGCGTGGAGAACGGCTTCGTGCGCAAGGCCGGCGCCTGGTACACGTACGAGGGCGACCAGCTCGGTCAGGGCAAGGAGAACGCGCGCAACTTCCTGAAGGACAACCCCGACCTGGCCAACGAGATCGAGAAGAAGATCAAGGAGAAGCTGGGCGTCGGTGTGAAGCCGGAGGCGCCCACAGCCGAGCCCGGTACCGACGCGGCGGGTGCCGCCCCCGCCGAGGACGCGGCCAAGACGGTTCCCGCGCCCGCGAGCAAGGCCACCAAGTCCAAGGCCGCGGCGGCCAAGAGCTAG
- a CDS encoding FAD-dependent monooxygenase: MDPVIVVGAGPVGLTLSLALARHGVPSVVLDEGPGKDEQRPARTVILREDTAALMERLARTSFDATGARWTGWRSLRRKQVMRELAFGEQMPSPLHLAQHELTGALREAAAGERLIKVAVNSRLDSIEQESGALTAHTRGPKGTWWRGSFLVGCDGPRSTVRKLLDIRFPGRTSVERHAVAALRTELPWPGEALLHRSLPWRTSGPTGGEVVGRPLADGVWRLDWLLPPRSELVTPDILVTRIRETLAGWCAGSTPPYELLDTGVHTVHHRLARRWRVGRVFLAGDAAHLLGALGTQGLDEGLRDADNLAWKLAVAWHDGPHEALLDSYQAERRAVVAGRLRAADQALPILRGGKGLRSYVAGSARGHDVLLTDGHLGHGALGAPGTYAESPLAPEPSEAAVAVGTAPGAPVRDVRVTAPDGSFVRLRDRLGLGHLLVVLIAPGTGVWERRHWVSAGVMPRLAAAVTALPYEAELLVAESYPGAPAHSVLLVRPDGHLVTALSGVHPAQLHAAAQAALGGPVEDGAKAGSAARTS, translated from the coding sequence GTGGACCCGGTGATCGTCGTCGGAGCCGGCCCCGTCGGGCTCACGCTCTCCCTCGCTCTCGCCCGCCACGGCGTGCCCTCCGTCGTGCTCGACGAGGGTCCCGGCAAGGACGAACAGCGCCCCGCACGGACCGTGATCCTCCGCGAGGACACCGCCGCCCTCATGGAGCGGCTCGCCCGGACGTCGTTCGACGCGACGGGCGCGCGGTGGACCGGCTGGCGTTCCCTGCGGCGCAAACAGGTGATGCGGGAACTCGCCTTCGGTGAGCAGATGCCCTCGCCCCTGCATCTGGCCCAGCACGAACTGACGGGCGCCCTGCGCGAGGCCGCCGCCGGCGAGCGGCTCATCAAGGTCGCCGTGAACAGCCGCCTCGACTCGATCGAGCAGGAGAGCGGCGCACTGACCGCGCACACCCGCGGCCCGAAGGGCACCTGGTGGCGCGGGAGCTTCCTGGTGGGCTGCGACGGCCCGCGCTCCACGGTCCGCAAGCTGCTCGACATCCGCTTCCCCGGCCGCACGTCCGTCGAGCGACACGCCGTCGCCGCGCTGCGCACGGAACTTCCCTGGCCCGGCGAGGCGTTGCTTCATCGGAGCCTTCCCTGGCGGACGTCGGGCCCGACCGGCGGGGAGGTCGTCGGCCGCCCCCTCGCCGACGGCGTCTGGCGCCTCGACTGGCTGCTGCCGCCCCGCAGCGAGCTCGTCACGCCCGACATCCTGGTGACCCGCATCCGGGAGACGCTGGCCGGCTGGTGCGCCGGCTCGACACCGCCGTACGAGCTGCTGGACACAGGGGTGCACACGGTTCACCACCGCCTGGCCCGGCGGTGGCGGGTCGGCCGGGTCTTCCTCGCCGGTGACGCGGCGCACCTGCTCGGCGCGCTCGGCACCCAGGGCCTCGACGAGGGGCTGAGGGACGCGGACAACCTCGCCTGGAAGCTGGCCGTCGCCTGGCACGACGGCCCGCACGAGGCGCTCCTCGACAGCTATCAGGCCGAGCGCCGCGCCGTCGTCGCGGGGCGGCTGCGCGCCGCCGACCAGGCGCTGCCGATACTGCGGGGCGGCAAGGGACTGCGCTCGTACGTCGCCGGATCCGCGCGCGGCCATGACGTGCTGCTCACGGACGGTCACCTGGGACACGGAGCGCTGGGGGCTCCGGGGACGTACGCCGAATCACCTCTCGCGCCGGAGCCCTCCGAAGCGGCGGTCGCCGTGGGTACGGCTCCGGGCGCGCCCGTCCGGGACGTGCGGGTCACGGCCCCCGACGGGTCCTTCGTCCGGCTGCGGGACCGGCTCGGCCTCGGTCACCTGCTCGTCGTCCTGATCGCGCCCGGCACGGGTGTGTGGGAGCGGCGGCACTGGGTCTCGGCCGGTGTCATGCCACGGCTCGCGGCCGCCGTCACCGCGCTCCCGTACGAGGCGGAGCTGCTGGTCGCGGAGAGTTACCCGGGCGCCCCGGCACACTCCGTACTCCTTGTGCGCCCGGACGGCCACCTGGTCACGGCCCTGAGCGGGGTGCATCCCGCTCAGCTGCACGCGGCCGCGCAAGCCGCGCTCGGGGGGCCCGTGGAGGACGGCGCGAAGGCCGGGAGCGCCGCCCGAACAAGTTGA
- a CDS encoding FtsX-like permease family protein yields MMLRYALHTVRDRKGGFLGAFLALMCAAALITACGTLLETGLRGTIRTERYAAAPVVVSADQNVHKTTVKHKKGKTKVKHKAKPVAERAWLPEDAARRVRDLPGVERVVPELTFLAQPLAPGAAAPDRPAYGHAWDSAALTPYALTAGTPPAKSQDLVVDRYLADRAHLTPGDSLTVQSTRAPRTYRVTGIAAPAGHASVTHQTSLFFTTSEARRLAGHPGQVTALGVIPAPGQKPAELARAVAEALDGTTAQVTTGDARGPVEFLDAAGARIKLVSMGGAMGGTSLLVAVLVVVGTFALSVQQRHRELALLRAIAATPRQIRKLLGREALIVGAAAGVLGSLAGLPLGGWLYHRFVELGAVPPTLERTVSVFPLFAAVGATLLGAWAAARISARRIARIRPAEALTEARVERARPAWGRVAAGIALLAGGAVLVAVLSALRTEPASTPVTFLAVVVLASSVALLGPLLVKGAAALLAGPLRLTGPGGKLATANLRGNAARMAAAVTPLALLIGMTCTVLFTQPTLGDAARAQAREGIRADWIVAAQGPGVPAEAARKLRAAKGVVATEVVRTTVRVGLAKYPAQGVTREGLTRTWDPDVTAGSLKGFRRDGVAVSELAADQLHLQPGSRLKLTLGDGTPATLTVAAVYAKGLGFGDLTLAHDLVARHVDNPLASSVLVRTSRTEEQLVSTVREFPGLRVLAPEAADDLQAERQQENAEVNLLAMGLILAFTAIAVVNTLAMSVSERIREFAMLRLAGATRRQVLRMLRTEALAVLLIGTTLGSGIALAVLTAFSVGMTGSAAPAVTPLVYVAVVAAAGLLALTATALPGRAALKPRPVEVATAKE; encoded by the coding sequence ATGATGCTGCGCTACGCACTGCACACCGTCCGGGACCGTAAAGGGGGGTTCCTCGGTGCTTTTCTCGCCCTCATGTGCGCTGCCGCCCTCATCACGGCCTGCGGCACCCTTCTGGAGACCGGTCTGCGCGGCACCATCCGCACCGAGCGGTACGCGGCCGCGCCCGTAGTCGTCTCCGCCGACCAGAACGTCCACAAGACGACGGTCAAGCACAAGAAGGGCAAGACCAAGGTCAAGCACAAGGCCAAACCCGTCGCCGAGCGGGCCTGGTTGCCCGAGGACGCCGCGAGACGGGTCCGCGACCTCCCGGGCGTCGAGCGGGTCGTCCCCGAACTCACCTTCCTGGCACAGCCCTTGGCGCCGGGAGCCGCCGCCCCCGACCGGCCCGCGTACGGGCACGCCTGGGACTCCGCCGCGCTGACCCCCTATGCCCTGACAGCCGGGACACCACCCGCCAAGTCCCAAGACCTCGTCGTGGACCGGTACCTGGCCGACCGCGCCCACCTGACACCCGGGGACAGCCTCACCGTCCAGTCCACCCGAGCTCCGCGCACCTACCGCGTCACCGGGATCGCCGCGCCCGCCGGGCATGCGTCAGTGACCCACCAGACCTCCCTGTTCTTCACCACCTCGGAGGCCCGCCGCCTCGCCGGCCACCCCGGCCAGGTCACCGCCCTCGGCGTCATCCCCGCCCCCGGTCAGAAGCCGGCAGAGCTGGCGCGTGCCGTCGCCGAGGCACTCGACGGCACGACCGCCCAGGTCACCACCGGCGACGCCCGTGGCCCCGTCGAGTTCCTCGACGCGGCGGGTGCCCGCATCAAGCTCGTCAGCATGGGTGGCGCGATGGGCGGCACCTCCCTTCTCGTCGCGGTCCTTGTCGTCGTCGGCACCTTCGCGCTCTCCGTTCAGCAACGCCACCGCGAACTCGCCCTGTTGCGCGCCATCGCGGCCACGCCCCGGCAGATCCGCAAGCTCCTGGGCCGTGAGGCGCTCATCGTCGGCGCCGCCGCGGGCGTCCTGGGCTCCCTCGCCGGGCTTCCGCTCGGAGGGTGGCTGTATCACCGCTTCGTCGAACTCGGAGCGGTGCCGCCGACCCTCGAACGGACCGTCAGCGTCTTCCCGTTGTTCGCGGCCGTCGGCGCCACGCTCCTCGGTGCCTGGGCCGCCGCCCGGATCTCGGCCCGCCGCATCGCCCGTATCCGCCCGGCCGAAGCGCTCACGGAGGCCAGGGTCGAGCGTGCCCGACCGGCCTGGGGGCGCGTCGCAGCCGGGATCGCGCTTCTCGCGGGCGGCGCTGTCCTCGTCGCCGTACTCAGCGCGCTGCGCACCGAACCGGCGTCAACTCCCGTGACCTTCCTGGCCGTCGTCGTCCTCGCCTCCTCCGTCGCACTGCTCGGCCCGCTCCTCGTGAAGGGTGCCGCGGCCCTCCTGGCCGGACCGCTGCGCCTCACCGGGCCCGGCGGCAAACTCGCCACCGCCAACCTCCGCGGCAACGCAGCCCGCATGGCCGCCGCCGTCACACCGCTCGCCCTCCTCATCGGCATGACCTGCACCGTCCTCTTCACCCAGCCGACCCTGGGCGACGCGGCACGAGCCCAGGCGCGCGAAGGCATCCGGGCCGACTGGATCGTCGCGGCCCAGGGGCCCGGCGTCCCCGCCGAGGCCGCACGCAAGCTACGCGCCGCCAAGGGCGTCGTCGCGACCGAGGTCGTCCGCACCACCGTGCGCGTAGGACTCGCCAAGTACCCGGCTCAGGGCGTCACCCGCGAAGGCCTCACGCGTACGTGGGACCCGGACGTCACCGCGGGATCGCTGAAGGGCTTCCGGCGGGACGGCGTCGCCGTCAGCGAACTCGCCGCAGATCAGCTCCACTTGCAGCCCGGCAGCAGGCTCAAGCTGACACTCGGGGACGGCACACCGGCCACCCTCACCGTGGCGGCCGTCTACGCGAAGGGTCTCGGCTTCGGCGATCTGACCCTGGCCCATGACCTGGTGGCCCGGCACGTCGACAATCCCCTCGCCTCCTCCGTGCTCGTCAGGACCAGCCGTACGGAGGAACAACTCGTGAGCACCGTCAGGGAGTTCCCCGGTCTGCGCGTTCTCGCCCCCGAGGCGGCCGACGACCTCCAGGCCGAACGCCAGCAGGAAAACGCCGAGGTCAACCTCCTCGCCATGGGCCTGATCCTCGCGTTCACCGCGATCGCCGTCGTCAACACCCTCGCGATGTCGGTCTCCGAACGCATCCGGGAGTTCGCGATGCTCCGCCTCGCCGGCGCCACCCGCCGTCAGGTCTTGAGGATGCTGCGCACCGAGGCCCTCGCCGTGTTGCTCATCGGCACGACCCTGGGCAGCGGAATCGCACTGGCCGTCCTGACGGCGTTCAGCGTCGGGATGACCGGCAGCGCCGCCCCCGCCGTCACACCCCTCGTCTACGTGGCCGTGGTCGCCGCCGCCGGACTCCTCGCGCTCACCGCGACCGCCCTGCCCGGCCGCGCCGCCCTGAAGCCCCGACCGGTGGAGGTGGCAACAGCCAAGGAGTAA
- a CDS encoding amino acid ABC transporter permease, which translates to MSSSVLYDAPGPKARVRNRIYTVAGSLAVLGLIAFTLYRMNVKGQLEPEVWNIFNNAGVRTSIRDGVVTTLKVFAVAGVLSLVLGLLLAVARLSEHKTVRWAATGFIELFRAIPLLITIYALWFLFLTYKNDLGVVGDNTAFWALVIGLTVYNGCVQAEVIRAGVNAVPRGQVEAAYALGLRKSQVMTMLLLPQAVRAMLPTMISQLVVTLKDTSLGYIITYSELLFAARTMASNIIVNGENPITAVVIVVGAIYVALCLALAGLATWIERRGRRAKTGIAVAAATEPSVVDGTD; encoded by the coding sequence ATGAGTTCGAGCGTCCTGTACGACGCACCGGGCCCCAAGGCCCGGGTGCGCAACCGCATCTACACGGTCGCCGGCTCCCTGGCCGTCCTCGGCCTGATCGCGTTCACCCTCTACCGGATGAACGTCAAGGGGCAGCTGGAGCCCGAGGTCTGGAACATCTTCAACAACGCCGGTGTGCGGACCAGCATCCGCGACGGCGTGGTCACCACGCTGAAGGTGTTCGCCGTCGCCGGCGTGCTCTCCCTGGTGCTCGGCCTGCTCCTGGCCGTCGCGCGCCTGTCCGAGCACAAGACGGTCCGCTGGGCGGCCACGGGCTTCATCGAACTGTTCCGCGCGATCCCGCTGCTGATCACGATCTACGCCCTGTGGTTCCTGTTCCTGACCTACAAGAACGACCTCGGCGTCGTCGGCGACAACACCGCCTTCTGGGCGCTCGTCATCGGCCTGACCGTCTACAACGGCTGTGTGCAGGCCGAGGTGATCCGGGCGGGCGTCAACGCCGTGCCGCGCGGACAGGTGGAAGCCGCGTACGCACTGGGGCTGCGCAAGTCGCAGGTCATGACGATGCTGCTGCTGCCGCAGGCCGTGCGCGCCATGCTGCCGACGATGATCAGCCAGCTCGTGGTGACCCTCAAGGACACCTCGCTCGGCTACATCATCACGTACAGCGAACTGCTCTTCGCGGCCCGCACGATGGCCAGCAACATCATCGTCAACGGCGAGAACCCCATCACCGCGGTGGTCATCGTCGTCGGCGCGATCTACGTGGCACTGTGTCTGGCCCTGGCCGGGCTCGCCACCTGGATCGAGCGGCGCGGCCGTCGCGCGAAGACGGGCATCGCGGTGGCTGCCGCCACCGAGCCCTCCGTCGTGGACGGGACCGACTGA
- a CDS encoding putative leader peptide, giving the protein MTDTDVRLWRRVHMDLVRYAGCVCRPSC; this is encoded by the coding sequence GTGACCGACACCGATGTGCGCCTGTGGCGGAGGGTCCATATGGACCTCGTCCGCTATGCGGGCTGCGTGTGTCGCCCGTCCTGCTGA